One Cryobacterium roopkundense genomic region harbors:
- a CDS encoding MurT ligase domain-containing protein, protein MQYAPAILIGRVVRVLARWRKPGGGSAIPGVVVNKIAPGFLASTLNGFPRGLVIVTGSSGKSTTTKMLVAVLRAHGLTVFTNSSTANISQGLTSALLERVSITGRMSDSIAVLEMDEGHGARIAGDLSPRVVALTNVMVDQIDRFHDSEMVAALLARIAARATETVVINADDQFLMELAGALTAAVAPYGVNAAVLAANPRGLGYSRTAPERLKAVEGVLVTRVDGRQADVCFPPSAKSDQVSPSMTVALPARGTHYAVDAATALATARAALGEEFDPAVAVAAVSTIPAVFGRGETVTVRGQQIEFVLVQNPASFQLNVDALEPQTEQILVVIGSDVRDPSYFWPVDTSSLKRVVIASGSKAHDIALQLAYDDVVVDRIVPDVGLALDDFLALPAPQHGLKTIIFSADGMRRTRAHLGLATNSEE, encoded by the coding sequence GTGCAGTATGCCCCGGCAATCCTGATCGGTAGGGTTGTCCGGGTGCTGGCGCGCTGGCGCAAGCCGGGTGGAGGTTCGGCGATTCCGGGTGTCGTGGTGAACAAGATCGCGCCCGGATTCCTGGCGTCGACGCTGAACGGGTTTCCGCGCGGCCTGGTGATCGTCACAGGTTCCAGCGGCAAGTCAACGACGACGAAAATGCTGGTCGCTGTTCTCCGTGCGCACGGATTGACCGTCTTCACCAACTCATCCACGGCGAATATCAGCCAGGGCCTCACCTCGGCCTTGCTGGAGCGCGTGAGCATAACCGGACGGATGTCGGACTCCATCGCTGTTTTGGAGATGGATGAGGGACACGGTGCACGCATTGCCGGCGACCTGTCACCGCGCGTCGTCGCGCTGACGAACGTGATGGTCGACCAGATCGACCGTTTTCATGATTCCGAAATGGTGGCCGCACTCCTGGCCAGGATTGCCGCCCGCGCCACCGAGACTGTCGTAATCAACGCCGACGACCAGTTCCTCATGGAGCTGGCCGGGGCTCTGACGGCTGCAGTGGCGCCGTACGGGGTGAATGCCGCCGTGCTCGCCGCCAACCCGCGCGGCCTCGGATACTCCCGCACCGCCCCTGAACGGCTGAAGGCCGTCGAAGGGGTGCTCGTGACGCGCGTCGATGGCCGACAAGCAGATGTCTGCTTCCCACCCTCCGCGAAGTCCGACCAGGTTTCACCTTCGATGACCGTGGCGCTCCCCGCGAGGGGAACGCATTACGCCGTTGACGCAGCCACCGCGCTGGCCACGGCTCGGGCGGCGCTCGGTGAGGAATTCGACCCGGCGGTGGCCGTCGCCGCGGTTTCGACGATCCCGGCTGTCTTCGGGCGCGGGGAGACTGTGACGGTACGCGGACAGCAGATTGAGTTCGTGCTGGTACAGAACCCGGCCAGTTTTCAGCTGAACGTTGACGCGCTCGAGCCGCAGACGGAACAGATTCTCGTCGTGATCGGTTCCGATGTGCGTGATCCGTCGTACTTCTGGCCCGTGGACACGTCGAGCCTGAAGAGGGTTGTCATCGCATCCGGGTCAAAGGCCCACGATATTGCGCTCCAGCTGGCCTACGACGACGTTGTCGTCGATCGGATCGTGCCGGATGTTGGCCTGGCTCTCGACGATTTCCTGGCCTTGCCGGCTCCCCAGCACGGTCTCAAGACCATCATTTTTTCGGCTGACGGCATGCGCCGCACACGCGCGCACCTCGGCCTGGCCACGAACAGCGAGGAGTAG
- a CDS encoding type 1 glutamine amidotransferase produces MRPLTIISILPDLLNTNGDAANARVLAQRARWSGQEANVVEVRTRADLPADVDSVVIGSGSDSQLVAARDVLLTMAEDLRAWTTAGVPILAVGTGWELLSWGIELSGGVVVEGLGLVAGRAVPRESRAIDDLVVTSKYGRLVGFENHARDYVGAEGSPLGRVVAGTGNGHGTEGVVMGDVIATHLHGPVLARNPGLADHLLRAAFARHAVEYTPGAPTRPVDELARAARNQVAVRLSLAID; encoded by the coding sequence ATGCGCCCGCTCACAATCATCTCGATTCTTCCCGATCTCCTCAATACCAATGGCGATGCGGCCAACGCCAGGGTGCTCGCCCAGCGAGCGCGCTGGAGCGGCCAGGAGGCGAACGTCGTCGAGGTACGCACCCGGGCGGATCTTCCGGCAGACGTCGACTCGGTCGTGATCGGTTCCGGGTCCGACTCGCAACTGGTCGCGGCCCGCGATGTCCTGCTGACGATGGCGGAGGACCTCCGAGCCTGGACGACCGCGGGCGTTCCGATCCTCGCGGTGGGCACGGGGTGGGAGTTGCTCAGCTGGGGCATCGAATTGTCCGGGGGAGTGGTCGTCGAGGGACTTGGCCTCGTCGCCGGACGTGCCGTGCCGCGGGAGTCCCGCGCAATTGATGACCTTGTCGTCACGTCGAAGTACGGTCGCCTGGTGGGCTTCGAGAATCACGCCCGCGACTACGTTGGTGCCGAGGGTTCACCCCTCGGACGCGTCGTGGCGGGAACCGGAAACGGACACGGCACGGAGGGCGTCGTGATGGGGGACGTGATAGCCACTCACCTGCACGGGCCCGTGCTCGCCCGTAACCCCGGGCTCGCGGATCATCTGCTCCGTGCCGCGTTCGCGCGCCACGCCGTCGAGTACACGCCAGGCGCCCCCACCCGGCCGGTGGATGAGCTGGCGCGCGCGGCACGGAATCAGGTGGCGGTCCGCCTGTCCCTCGCGATCGACTGA
- a CDS encoding DUF7455 domain-containing protein — protein MSKIATENGAADPQGAPHQLTAADRCDACGAQAYIRVVVNNSELLFCAHHGRKHQEKLSAIAESWHDESSRLLEDQRS, from the coding sequence ATGTCCAAGATCGCCACCGAAAATGGTGCAGCAGACCCGCAGGGCGCCCCCCACCAGCTGACCGCAGCCGATCGCTGTGACGCCTGCGGCGCACAGGCTTACATTCGGGTAGTCGTCAACAACAGCGAATTGCTGTTCTGTGCTCACCACGGCCGCAAGCACCAGGAGAAGTTGTCGGCAATCGCCGAGAGCTGGCACGACGAGTCGAGCCGACTCCTCGAGGATCAGCGGTCCTAA